From Streptomyces qinzhouensis, one genomic window encodes:
- a CDS encoding helix-turn-helix domain-containing protein, whose amino-acid sequence MSADGAPADHLRAGPDRATHDEAAELAGFYELIDSAIGACGDFRRAAQQVEDSLAVLRDTRRPGPPPGLLGGSDLRRAWAEFSAALRDVNSAVTHARAEGYRAAVDDGGISLTELARLSGHSRQQVTRLVNRGRTARGED is encoded by the coding sequence ATGAGCGCGGACGGGGCACCGGCGGACCATCTGCGGGCGGGGCCCGACCGTGCCACTCATGACGAGGCCGCCGAACTCGCCGGCTTCTACGAACTGATCGACTCCGCGATCGGTGCCTGCGGCGACTTCCGCCGCGCCGCCCAGCAAGTGGAGGACTCCCTCGCGGTGCTGCGCGACACCCGGCGCCCCGGCCCGCCTCCCGGTCTGCTCGGGGGCTCCGACCTGCGCCGGGCCTGGGCCGAGTTCTCGGCGGCGCTGCGGGATGTGAACAGTGCCGTCACCCATGCCCGGGCCGAGGGCTACCGGGCGGCCGTCGACGACGGGGGCATCAGTCTCACCGAACTGGCCCGGCTCTCCGGGCACTCCAGACAGCAGGTGACGCGCCTGGTCAACCGGGGCCGGACGGCCCGCGGCGAGGACTGA
- a CDS encoding zinc-binding dehydrogenase produces the protein MRAAVLHTTGDENLDVTEVTPVSFGPGRVRVRMHRAGLCHSDLSAMSGVLAHPAPFVPGHEGAGEVVEVGEGVTHVKPGDRVIVCWMPPCDTCAVCATGDTHLCRSGFGNLAVPNFRAGERPLPGMMGAGTFAEETVIAGYAAIPVPDDMPYDIAALIGCGVTTGIGAALNTARVRPGSTVVVIGLGGVGVSILQGARVAGAARIIAVDPTPNRRRLALGFGADEAVAPEELAEAVKRLTGGLGVDYAFEAVGRPGTLRAAYDAARPGGTVCLVGAGSRSDLTDLSLAELVMNEKKVLPSFYGGGDIRRTYATITGLWRSGRIDLESMITHHVPLDGINEAIRQMHSGEALRTVVDIV, from the coding sequence ATGCGCGCAGCCGTTCTTCACACCACCGGGGACGAGAACCTCGACGTCACCGAGGTGACCCCGGTCTCCTTCGGGCCCGGCCGGGTCCGGGTCCGGATGCACCGGGCCGGGCTCTGCCACTCCGACCTGTCCGCCATGAGCGGGGTACTGGCCCATCCGGCGCCCTTCGTCCCCGGCCACGAGGGCGCGGGCGAGGTCGTCGAGGTCGGTGAGGGCGTCACCCATGTGAAGCCGGGCGACCGGGTCATCGTCTGCTGGATGCCACCCTGCGACACCTGCGCGGTCTGCGCGACCGGTGACACCCACCTGTGCCGCAGCGGCTTCGGCAATCTCGCCGTCCCCAACTTCCGGGCCGGGGAGCGGCCACTGCCCGGAATGATGGGCGCCGGGACCTTCGCCGAGGAGACCGTGATAGCCGGGTACGCCGCGATCCCGGTGCCCGACGACATGCCGTACGACATCGCCGCGCTCATCGGCTGCGGGGTGACCACCGGGATCGGCGCCGCCCTGAACACCGCGCGGGTGCGGCCCGGTTCGACGGTCGTCGTCATCGGCCTCGGCGGGGTCGGGGTCAGCATCCTCCAGGGCGCCCGGGTCGCGGGGGCCGCCCGGATCATCGCGGTGGACCCGACGCCCAACCGGCGCCGCCTGGCGCTCGGCTTCGGCGCGGACGAGGCGGTCGCCCCGGAGGAGCTGGCCGAGGCCGTCAAGCGGCTCACCGGCGGTCTCGGCGTCGACTACGCCTTCGAGGCGGTCGGCCGGCCGGGTACCCTTCGCGCCGCCTACGACGCGGCCCGGCCCGGCGGCACGGTCTGTCTGGTCGGCGCCGGCAGCCGCAGCGACCTCACCGACCTCAGCCTCGCCGAACTGGTGATGAACGAGAAGAAGGTGCTGCCGTCGTTCTACGGCGGCGGTGACATCCGCCGGACGTACGCCACCATCACCGGGCTGTGGCGGTCGGGCCGGATCGACCTGGAGTCGATGATCACCCACCATGTCCCGCTGGACGGGATCAACGAGGCGATCCGCCAGATGCACTCGGGCGAGGCGCTGCGTACGGTCGTCGACATCGTCTGA
- a CDS encoding DNA-3-methyladenine glycosylase 2 family protein: MTTEDRDSADPADDSRYEAVASRDARFDGVFFFAVATTGIYCRPSCPATTPKRRNVTFYRTAAAAQGAGYRACRRCRPDAVPGSAEWNTRADVVGRAVRLIGDGVVDREGVTGLAARLGYSARQVQRQLTAELGAGPLALARAQRGHTARVLLQTTSLQAAEIAFAAGFASIRQFNDTIRAIYAATPGELRSARPGRTGHAVRIAPAGGRAGIPLRLAHRTPYATAPVFDYLAARAVTGVEEVTGTPGRRIYRRTLRLPGGPGIAEVAERPGPAGGWLECRLQLSCLRDLTAATQRIRRLFDLDADPRAVDEKLGADPLLAPLVAARPGLRAPGAADPHEAALRIAAEPAGPGPSAALVRAYGEPLTEPSGGLTHLFPDPAALAGAALGELPPDRREPVRALAGALAGGSVLLDPGTDRDAAEALLAAIPGIGPDRAARIRMRALGDPDVLPGRDPAAALRSADGEAPRSEVWRPWRSYAFHHLRAAGSDRPRTTGEE, from the coding sequence ATGACCACCGAGGACCGCGATTCCGCCGACCCCGCCGACGACAGCCGCTACGAGGCCGTGGCCAGCCGGGACGCCCGCTTCGACGGGGTGTTCTTCTTCGCCGTCGCCACGACCGGGATCTACTGCCGGCCCAGTTGCCCGGCGACCACCCCCAAACGACGGAACGTGACCTTCTACCGCACGGCCGCGGCCGCACAGGGCGCCGGATACCGCGCCTGCCGCCGCTGCCGCCCCGACGCCGTACCCGGCAGCGCCGAGTGGAACACCCGCGCCGATGTCGTCGGCCGCGCCGTACGGCTCATCGGGGACGGTGTCGTCGACCGGGAGGGGGTCACCGGACTCGCCGCCCGCCTCGGCTACAGCGCCCGCCAGGTGCAGCGCCAGCTCACCGCCGAACTCGGCGCCGGGCCCCTCGCCCTCGCCCGCGCCCAGCGCGGCCACACCGCCCGGGTGCTGCTCCAGACCACGAGCCTCCAGGCCGCCGAGATCGCCTTCGCCGCCGGATTCGCCAGCATCCGCCAGTTCAACGACACCATCCGCGCCATCTACGCCGCCACCCCCGGCGAACTGCGCTCCGCCCGCCCCGGCCGGACCGGGCACGCCGTCCGGATCGCCCCCGCGGGCGGCCGCGCCGGCATCCCGCTGCGGCTGGCCCACCGCACCCCCTACGCCACCGCCCCCGTCTTCGACTACCTCGCCGCCCGCGCGGTCACCGGCGTCGAGGAAGTCACCGGCACCCCGGGCCGCCGGATCTACCGCCGGACGCTGCGACTACCCGGCGGCCCGGGCATCGCCGAGGTGGCCGAGCGGCCCGGCCCCGCGGGCGGCTGGCTGGAATGCCGACTGCAACTGAGCTGTCTGCGCGATCTGACCGCCGCGACCCAGCGGATCCGCCGGCTCTTCGACCTCGACGCCGACCCCCGCGCCGTCGACGAGAAGCTGGGCGCCGACCCCCTACTCGCCCCGCTCGTCGCCGCCCGCCCAGGGCTGCGCGCCCCCGGCGCCGCCGACCCCCATGAGGCAGCACTCCGCATCGCCGCTGAACCGGCCGGGCCCGGCCCGTCGGCCGCCCTCGTGCGCGCGTACGGCGAACCGCTGACCGAGCCGAGCGGCGGGCTCACCCATCTCTTCCCGGACCCCGCCGCCCTCGCCGGGGCCGCCCTCGGGGAACTGCCCCCGGACCGGCGGGAGCCGGTGCGCGCGCTCGCCGGCGCCCTGGCCGGCGGAAGTGTTCTGCTCGATCCCGGCACCGACCGGGACGCGGCGGAGGCGCTGCTGGCCGCGATCCCCGGAATCGGGCCCGACCGGGCCGCCCGGATCCGGATGCGGGCCCTCGGCGACCCGGACGTCCTGCCCGGCCGTGACCCGGCCGCCGCGCTCCGGAGCGCCGACGGCGAGGCGCCGCGCTCCGAGGTATGGCGCCCGTGGCGCTCCTACGCCTTCCACCACCTTCGGGCCGCCGGTTCGGACCGGCCCCGGACCACCGGGGAAGAGTAG
- a CDS encoding cold-shock protein produces MVAGRVVRFDGMRGYGFIAPDHGGEDVFLHVNDLLIPEQYVRSGLAVEFEIEEGDRGLKASSVRFLDGAAGQVVPPSVPGVVQAAVSRPVVDGEDPLCDVFTPEEFKSEITELLLRSAPTLTAEQILQVRQGLLQFGKNHGWTEG; encoded by the coding sequence ATGGTTGCCGGTCGTGTGGTGCGGTTCGACGGTATGCGGGGTTATGGCTTTATCGCTCCCGACCACGGTGGGGAGGATGTCTTCCTGCATGTGAACGATTTGCTGATTCCCGAGCAGTACGTCCGCTCGGGACTGGCCGTGGAGTTCGAGATCGAAGAGGGCGACCGCGGGCTGAAGGCCTCGTCGGTCAGGTTCCTCGACGGCGCGGCGGGCCAGGTTGTCCCGCCGTCCGTGCCGGGTGTCGTCCAGGCCGCCGTATCGCGGCCCGTCGTGGACGGTGAGGACCCGCTCTGCGACGTCTTCACCCCGGAGGAGTTCAAGAGTGAGATCACGGAGCTGCTGCTGAGGTCGGCGCCCACGCTGACCGCCGAGCAGATTCTCCAGGTCCGCCAGGGGTTGCTGCAGTTCGGCAAGAACCACGGCTGGACCGAGGGCTGA
- a CDS encoding helix-turn-helix domain-containing protein — MRPPSPSRPGPFAPPPELPEAVPAGGEESGAVLRYAGGLLRPVLPDIVRGAVAELRSASAYYGDPVLAPADLAESARDALDVFVGGLIDRERTAESGEHAWRTGQRRAADGVPLRAVLHAYRIGGTRLWEALVSLVVRERPDRAPALAYAASDVWRRVDRDTALLAEAHRRAAAGLPDLALRRHRPVLRMLLRGHADPVHVSAFAVSLGLPPAGRYAVALLAGPGTARAETDPMFETRDGVPLYWCPLDDATAVVAHLGDRPELPAGLIPVGPAGRGGVSTVVDGLAELGRGHDLARLALAACPADGTLHRLGDRLSLAFAVARPDLAAAVADRVLGPLRTLDPAERAELLTTLAAWLDRGGSTRRAGELLYCHRNTVLNRLRRLERLTGRTLANPRDLVDLAMALDAEGVAAPDLKH; from the coding sequence GTGCGACCACCGTCCCCGTCCCGGCCCGGCCCGTTCGCCCCGCCCCCGGAACTCCCGGAGGCCGTACCGGCGGGCGGCGAGGAGTCCGGTGCCGTGCTGCGGTACGCGGGCGGGCTGCTCCGCCCCGTACTGCCCGATATCGTCCGCGGCGCGGTCGCCGAACTGCGGTCGGCCAGTGCGTACTACGGCGATCCGGTGCTGGCCCCGGCGGATCTGGCGGAGTCGGCGCGGGACGCGCTCGACGTCTTCGTCGGGGGCCTGATCGACCGGGAGCGGACGGCCGAATCGGGCGAGCACGCCTGGCGGACGGGGCAGCGCAGGGCGGCGGACGGTGTCCCGCTCCGGGCCGTACTGCACGCCTACCGCATCGGCGGAACCCGGCTCTGGGAGGCCCTGGTCTCCCTGGTCGTCCGGGAGCGTCCGGACCGGGCGCCCGCGTTGGCCTACGCGGCGAGCGACGTCTGGCGCCGGGTCGACCGGGACACCGCCCTGCTGGCCGAGGCGCACCGGCGGGCGGCCGCCGGGCTGCCGGACCTCGCGCTCCGGCGTCATCGGCCGGTGCTGCGGATGCTGCTGCGCGGGCACGCCGACCCGGTGCACGTATCGGCGTTCGCGGTGTCCCTGGGGCTGCCGCCGGCCGGCCGGTACGCGGTGGCGCTGCTGGCCGGGCCGGGCACGGCCCGCGCCGAGACGGATCCCATGTTCGAGACCAGGGACGGCGTACCGCTCTACTGGTGTCCGCTGGACGACGCGACCGCGGTCGTGGCGCACCTCGGCGACCGGCCAGAGCTGCCGGCCGGGCTGATCCCGGTGGGTCCGGCCGGCCGGGGAGGTGTCAGCACCGTGGTGGACGGACTGGCCGAGTTGGGCCGGGGCCACGATCTGGCGCGGCTGGCCCTGGCCGCCTGTCCCGCGGACGGCACGCTGCACCGGCTCGGCGACCGGCTGTCGCTGGCCTTCGCCGTGGCCCGTCCCGATCTGGCCGCCGCCGTCGCGGACCGGGTGCTGGGCCCGCTGCGGACCCTGGACCCGGCCGAGCGCGCCGAGCTGCTGACCACCCTGGCGGCCTGGCTGGACCGGGGCGGCTCCACCCGCCGGGCGGGCGAGCTGCTGTACTGCCACCGCAATACGGTCCTCAACCGCCTCCGCCGCCTCGAACGCCTCACGGGCCGCACTCTGGCGAACCCCCGGGACCTGGTCGACCTGGCGATGGCCCTCGACGCGGAGGGCGTGGCCGCCCCGGACCTGAAGCACTGA
- a CDS encoding amino acid permease encodes MPSPRWSRSSRKDQHHAPHPVDEEAKLRELGYQPVLARRMGSFGNFAISFSVISILSGCMTLYGFGMNTGGPSVMLWGWLGVGLFVLCVGLALAEVTSAYPTSGALYYMADRLGGRKWGWYTGWLNLLGLLGAIAGIDYGAALFIGAFLNLQWGFDPTPGSTFLIFLAILLLHATLNLFGVKLVSLLNSVSVWWHLGGVGLIVGAIAFVPDNHQSPEFVFTEFVNNTGWENPFYVAAIGLLLAQYTFSGYDASAHLSEETSNASVSAARGIVRAIWVSWIAGFVLLTALTFAIQDYDGALNSETGVPPAQILLDALGSGGAAALLLVVIVAQLFCGNAEVAAASRMVFAFSRDNALPGSRLWRKVSRRTLTPVPAVWLSVGFAGVLALPSLWSTTAYGAVTAINVIGITPAYIIPVYLKLRAGDRFQPGPWTLGRWSKPIGWTAVAWVVCVTVLFLLPQSSPVNVNTMNYASVALAAVLILATVWWFVARRSYSTPPPYGSAREQAEIAEHIV; translated from the coding sequence ATGCCATCGCCACGGTGGTCCCGCTCCTCCCGTAAAGATCAGCACCATGCCCCGCACCCCGTCGACGAGGAGGCGAAGCTGCGCGAGCTGGGCTACCAGCCCGTGCTGGCGCGCCGGATGGGAAGCTTCGGCAACTTCGCCATCAGCTTCTCCGTGATCTCCATCCTCTCCGGCTGCATGACCCTCTACGGCTTCGGCATGAACACCGGCGGGCCGTCGGTCATGCTCTGGGGCTGGCTGGGGGTGGGCCTCTTCGTGCTCTGCGTCGGACTGGCCCTGGCGGAGGTCACCAGCGCCTATCCCACCTCCGGCGCGCTCTACTACATGGCCGACCGGCTCGGCGGCCGCAAGTGGGGCTGGTACACCGGCTGGCTCAATCTGCTGGGCCTGCTGGGCGCGATCGCCGGCATCGACTACGGCGCCGCCCTGTTCATCGGCGCCTTCCTCAATCTCCAATGGGGATTCGATCCGACACCTGGCTCGACATTCCTGATCTTCCTCGCCATTCTGCTGCTGCACGCCACGCTCAACCTGTTCGGGGTGAAGCTGGTCAGCCTGCTGAACTCGGTCAGCGTCTGGTGGCATCTGGGCGGTGTCGGGCTGATCGTCGGTGCCATCGCGTTCGTCCCCGACAACCACCAGTCGCCGGAGTTCGTGTTCACGGAGTTCGTGAACAACACGGGCTGGGAGAATCCCTTCTACGTCGCGGCGATCGGACTGCTGCTCGCCCAGTACACCTTCTCCGGATACGATGCCTCCGCCCATCTGTCGGAGGAGACCTCGAACGCCTCGGTCTCCGCCGCCCGGGGCATCGTCCGGGCCATCTGGGTCTCCTGGATCGCCGGGTTCGTGCTGCTCACCGCGTTGACCTTCGCCATTCAGGACTACGACGGGGCGCTCAACAGCGAAACCGGTGTGCCACCCGCCCAGATCCTGCTGGACGCACTGGGCTCGGGCGGGGCCGCGGCACTGCTCCTGGTGGTGATCGTGGCACAGCTGTTCTGCGGGAACGCGGAAGTGGCGGCGGCCAGCCGGATGGTGTTCGCGTTCAGCCGTGACAACGCGCTGCCCGGTTCGAGGCTCTGGCGCAAGGTGAGCCGCCGGACGCTGACGCCGGTACCGGCGGTCTGGCTCTCGGTGGGCTTCGCCGGGGTGCTGGCGCTGCCGTCGCTCTGGTCGACCACGGCGTACGGCGCGGTCACCGCGATCAACGTCATCGGCATCACCCCCGCGTACATCATCCCGGTCTATCTCAAGCTCAGGGCCGGGGACCGGTTCCAGCCGGGGCCATGGACCCTGGGCCGGTGGAGCAAGCCGATCGGCTGGACAGCGGTGGCCTGGGTGGTCTGTGTGACAGTGCTCTTCCTGCTGCCGCAGTCCAGCCCGGTGAACGTGAACACCATGAACTACGCGTCGGTCGCGCTGGCCGCGGTGCTGATACTGGCCACCGTCTGGTGGTTCGTGGCCCGCCGCTCGTACAGCACGCCGCCGCCGTACGGCTCGGCGCGCGAGCAGGCGGAGATCGCCGAGCACATCGTCTGA
- a CDS encoding class I adenylate-forming enzyme family protein — translation MTHVWPSYPPSLPELPPVGADAFLTGAAGAYPERIALRDGAESMTYGELRDAALRVAGGLRARGLRPGDVAALHLPNTLWYVVAYYGALSAGLTVAPLNPAQPPEALRAQLADCGAGVVFTHPAAAASPEVARVLTATGPVVHVPGTPVSPAPEDADLPGTWLPLAALLAAPPLDGYRPGPDVVAHLQLTGGTTGRTKAVRVLHRNIVANVLQSVPLRSCSRFFLDDNGGLRLERLPDAPEKSIVPGACVNIAVAPLFHGLGLIGHNANTLLGAVCVITGGRFDADRFLQDIEAHGVTHISGSPAMYYAMLRSPELGGRDLSSVRMVTSGAAPIDPGALARLRAALPNAYVNEGYGLSEATMGVTMVPPGVEAPEGAVGLAVPGTEIEIRADDGVTVRPGGEAGEIWVRGPQVTDGYQDEPELTAEQFVDGWLRTGDIGRLDADGFLFLVGRAKDMLIYKGYNVYPQPLEDVLCSHPAVSQASVVGRPDPVAGEIPVAFVVLEPSARDRAEHAEAFVDELLAHVAERVAPYQRVREARLVDALPLTPTGKVLKTELRRRLTAEAR, via the coding sequence GTGACCCATGTCTGGCCCTCGTACCCGCCGTCCCTCCCCGAGCTCCCCCCGGTCGGCGCCGACGCCTTCCTGACCGGCGCGGCCGGTGCGTATCCCGAGCGGATCGCCCTGCGCGACGGCGCGGAGTCGATGACCTACGGAGAGCTGCGCGACGCCGCCCTGAGAGTGGCGGGCGGACTGCGCGCCCGAGGTCTGAGGCCCGGCGACGTCGCCGCCCTCCATCTGCCCAACACCCTCTGGTACGTCGTCGCCTACTACGGCGCGCTCAGCGCCGGACTCACGGTGGCACCGCTCAACCCGGCACAGCCGCCCGAGGCGCTCCGCGCCCAGCTGGCCGACTGCGGCGCCGGTGTCGTCTTCACCCACCCCGCGGCCGCCGCGTCCCCGGAGGTCGCACGGGTGCTCACCGCGACCGGCCCGGTGGTCCATGTCCCCGGCACCCCCGTGAGCCCCGCCCCCGAGGACGCGGACCTGCCCGGCACCTGGCTGCCGCTCGCCGCCCTGCTGGCCGCTCCGCCGCTGGACGGCTACCGGCCGGGGCCGGACGTGGTGGCCCATCTCCAGCTCACCGGCGGCACCACCGGGCGTACCAAGGCGGTCCGGGTCCTCCACCGCAACATCGTCGCCAATGTGCTCCAGTCCGTACCCCTGCGCTCCTGCTCCCGGTTCTTCCTCGACGACAACGGCGGACTGCGGCTCGAACGCCTGCCGGACGCACCCGAGAAGAGCATCGTCCCGGGCGCCTGTGTGAACATCGCGGTCGCCCCGCTGTTCCACGGGCTCGGTCTGATCGGGCACAACGCCAACACCCTCCTCGGCGCCGTCTGTGTGATCACCGGCGGCCGGTTCGACGCCGACCGCTTCCTCCAGGACATCGAGGCCCATGGAGTCACCCATATCTCCGGCTCCCCCGCCATGTACTACGCGATGCTGCGCAGCCCCGAGCTGGGCGGCCGGGATCTGTCGTCCGTGCGGATGGTCACCTCGGGTGCCGCGCCGATCGACCCGGGCGCCCTCGCCCGGCTCCGCGCGGCACTGCCGAACGCCTATGTCAACGAGGGATACGGGCTGAGCGAGGCGACGATGGGCGTGACGATGGTCCCGCCGGGCGTCGAGGCACCCGAAGGGGCCGTCGGGCTCGCGGTCCCGGGCACCGAGATCGAGATCCGGGCCGACGACGGGGTCACCGTCCGCCCGGGCGGCGAGGCCGGTGAGATCTGGGTGCGTGGCCCCCAGGTCACCGACGGCTACCAGGACGAACCCGAGCTGACGGCCGAGCAGTTCGTCGACGGCTGGCTGCGCACGGGTGATATCGGCCGGCTCGACGCGGACGGCTTCCTGTTCCTCGTGGGCCGGGCCAAGGACATGCTCATCTACAAGGGCTACAACGTCTATCCGCAGCCGCTGGAGGATGTGCTCTGCTCGCATCCCGCGGTCTCCCAGGCCTCCGTCGTCGGACGGCCCGATCCGGTCGCCGGGGAGATCCCGGTGGCCTTCGTGGTGCTCGAACCCTCCGCCCGGGACCGGGCGGAGCACGCCGAAGCCTTCGTCGACGAACTGCTGGCCCATGTGGCCGAGCGGGTCGCGCCGTACCAGCGGGTCCGGGAGGCACGGCTGGTGGACGCGCTGCCGCTCACACCGACCGGCAAGGTCCTCAAGACCGAACTCCGCCGCAGGCTCACCGCCGAGGCCCGCTGA
- a CDS encoding esterase/lipase family protein — protein sequence MPTAVAAPRRPPRRRALGALCAALLTLAPAAPAATAAASTAGEPPLSVPADRLAAALDCPPGLGGSSRDAVLLVHGTGVDADLNWGWNYAPALRDLGYDVCTVDLPGRSLTDIQESAEYVVHALTTMRAATGRKVDAIGHSQGGLQLRWALTYWPSLRDSVDDAVSLGTPEYGAAAGGPACILSCAPALHQMSRGSAFLKALNSGDPTPGAVSYTAVYTRDDLVVTPYRTSIREGARNIKVQDVCGVRLVTHIGLVYDSVTFRLVRDALDHPGPADPARLPAGACLGAPYLPGVGAADIAYAAAVVAPAAATAALTAPRVRDEPPLRPYTS from the coding sequence ATGCCGACCGCCGTTGCAGCCCCACGCCGCCCACCGCGCCGGCGCGCCCTCGGGGCGCTCTGTGCCGCCCTGCTGACCCTGGCTCCGGCCGCCCCCGCGGCCACCGCGGCCGCCTCCACCGCGGGCGAACCGCCGCTGAGCGTCCCCGCCGACAGACTCGCGGCGGCCCTCGACTGCCCGCCCGGCCTGGGCGGTTCCTCGCGCGATGCGGTACTCCTGGTCCACGGCACCGGGGTCGACGCCGATCTCAACTGGGGCTGGAACTACGCCCCCGCGCTGCGGGATCTGGGCTACGACGTCTGCACGGTCGACCTGCCCGGGCGGTCCCTGACCGATATCCAGGAGTCCGCCGAGTACGTCGTCCACGCGCTGACCACGATGCGCGCGGCCACCGGCCGCAAGGTCGACGCGATCGGTCACAGCCAGGGCGGCCTCCAGTTGCGCTGGGCGCTGACCTACTGGCCGTCGCTGCGCGATTCCGTCGACGACGCGGTCAGCCTCGGCACCCCCGAGTACGGGGCGGCGGCCGGGGGGCCGGCGTGCATCCTGTCCTGTGCCCCGGCGCTGCACCAGATGAGCCGGGGGTCGGCGTTCCTCAAGGCGCTGAACTCCGGCGATCCGACGCCCGGCGCGGTGTCCTACACCGCGGTCTACACCCGTGACGACCTGGTGGTCACCCCGTACCGGACGTCGATACGGGAGGGCGCGCGCAACATCAAGGTGCAGGACGTGTGCGGGGTGCGGCTGGTGACCCATATCGGGCTCGTCTACGACTCCGTGACCTTCCGGCTCGTCCGGGACGCCCTGGACCACCCGGGCCCGGCCGATCCGGCGCGGCTGCCGGCGGGCGCCTGCCTGGGCGCTCCCTATCTCCCGGGGGTCGGCGCGGCCGATATCGCCTATGCGGCGGCCGTGGTGGCACCGGCGGCGGCCACGGCCGCGCTGACCGCCCCCCGGGTCCGTGACGAGCCACCGCTGCGGCCGTACACGTCCTGA
- a CDS encoding aldehyde dehydrogenase, with amino-acid sequence MTTAPVEYDKLFIGGRWTAPSGSEVVEIVSPVTEQIVGRVPQAGPEDVDRAVSAARAAFDHGPWPRLPMAERMAVVARIRELLAARHQELAELVSLQNGSPMLFSVRGQALSAVGAFGAALAAAEGFEQEEERTGTGGPVLVRREPVGVVAAVTPWNVPQLTIAAKLAPALLTGCTVVLKPAAETPLDANWLAELCAEAGLPEGVLSVVTGGRETGAALVAHPGIDKIAFTGSVAAGKAVMAAAAEQLTRVSLELGGKSAAILLDDADLTRALPAIVAGTCAANSGQACVALTRVLVHSSRYEAVAAALGQAFAGLRVGDPADPRTVVGPMVSRAQQQRNLDWIEIGKKEGATVLTGGGVPEGRTTGWYVAPTLLGDVTNDMRVAREEIFGPVVCLIRYETDDEAVAIANDSAYGLSGAVFSAAPERAARLARRIRTGTISVNGFRLDLAAPFGGFKSSGIGREFGPEGLSAYVEYQTVNLPQPEAPATS; translated from the coding sequence ATGACCACCGCACCAGTGGAGTACGACAAGCTGTTCATCGGCGGCCGGTGGACCGCCCCCTCGGGATCCGAGGTCGTCGAGATCGTGTCCCCGGTGACCGAACAGATCGTCGGCCGGGTGCCGCAGGCCGGTCCCGAGGATGTCGACCGGGCCGTCTCGGCGGCCCGTGCGGCGTTCGACCACGGCCCCTGGCCGCGGCTGCCGATGGCCGAGCGGATGGCGGTCGTCGCCCGGATCCGCGAGCTGCTGGCCGCCCGCCACCAGGAACTCGCGGAACTCGTCAGCCTCCAGAACGGCTCGCCGATGCTGTTCTCCGTCCGCGGCCAGGCGCTCTCCGCCGTCGGTGCGTTCGGTGCCGCGCTGGCCGCCGCCGAGGGGTTCGAGCAGGAGGAGGAGCGGACCGGCACCGGGGGTCCGGTTCTGGTACGCCGGGAGCCGGTCGGCGTGGTGGCCGCGGTCACCCCGTGGAACGTGCCGCAGCTGACGATCGCGGCCAAACTGGCGCCCGCCCTGCTCACCGGCTGCACCGTGGTGCTCAAGCCCGCCGCCGAGACCCCGCTCGACGCCAACTGGCTCGCGGAGCTCTGCGCGGAGGCGGGGCTGCCCGAAGGGGTGCTCTCCGTTGTCACCGGCGGCCGGGAGACCGGCGCGGCACTGGTGGCCCACCCCGGCATCGACAAGATCGCGTTCACCGGTTCGGTCGCCGCGGGCAAGGCCGTGATGGCCGCCGCCGCCGAACAGCTCACCCGGGTCTCCCTCGAACTCGGCGGCAAGTCCGCGGCGATCCTGCTCGACGACGCCGACCTCACCCGGGCCCTGCCCGCGATCGTCGCCGGCACCTGCGCCGCCAACAGCGGCCAGGCCTGTGTGGCACTGACCCGGGTCCTGGTCCACTCGTCCCGCTACGAGGCGGTGGCCGCCGCCCTCGGACAGGCCTTCGCCGGGCTGCGGGTCGGGGACCCGGCCGATCCGCGGACGGTCGTCGGCCCGATGGTCAGCCGCGCCCAGCAGCAGCGCAACCTCGACTGGATAGAGATCGGGAAGAAGGAGGGCGCCACCGTCCTCACCGGCGGCGGAGTGCCCGAGGGCCGCACCACCGGCTGGTACGTGGCCCCGACCCTGCTCGGCGATGTCACCAACGACATGCGGGTCGCCCGGGAGGAGATCTTCGGCCCCGTGGTCTGTCTGATCCGGTACGAGACCGATGACGAGGCGGTGGCCATCGCCAACGACTCCGCGTACGGGCTCTCCGGCGCGGTGTTCTCCGCCGCCCCGGAGCGGGCCGCGCGGCTGGCCCGCCGGATCCGTACCGGCACGATCTCCGTCAACGGCTTCCGGCTCGACCTCGCCGCACCGTTCGGCGGCTTCAAGAGCTCCGGGATCGGCCGCGAGTTCGGTCCGGAGGGGCTGTCCGCGTACGTCGAGTACCAGACGGTCAACCTGCCGCAGCCCGAAGCCCCGGCCACCTCCTGA